The Nicotiana tabacum cultivar K326 chromosome 14, ASM71507v2, whole genome shotgun sequence genome contains a region encoding:
- the LOC107761277 gene encoding uncharacterized protein LOC107761277 encodes MRQSSSTGMDVGDGGPSDGCHVGPYDTTIMNRIMLRFRPIAPKPVADGSGPGSKPKSEKAEPVSKRRGKRKYVRVKKSRKCTNNSTEKEERKLDGSLKKFNDNGSVVTLQLLPESSSSTTNLPDNGSFQKEITFSELDLKVAMETPKMVESWVMVEGMTKMFVDREALGSTDTEKMKNLEKDTCPGLISDALNRVQWVNPAYRRMVNPLEGGGAPAKMVVRLVVRKEEKSEELPNFACTVRVVYTLKNKNSQTIPCDVWKMEFGGFAWRLDTKTVLRLGC; translated from the exons ATGAGACAGAGCTCTTCAACAGGTATGGATGTTGGGGATGGTGGGCCCTCCGATGGATGCCACGTTGGACCTTATGATACGACGATAATGAACCGGATAATGTTAAGATTCCGGCCGATTGCGCCGAAACCTGTTGCCGACGGTTCAGGTCCTGGTTCTAAACCGAAGAGTGAAAAGGCTGAACCGGTCAGCAAACGGAGAGGGAAGAGAAAGTACGTTAGAGTTAAGAAAAGTAGGAAGTGTACTAACAATAGTacagagaaagaagaaagaaaattagaTGGATCTTTGAAGAAGTTTAATGATAATGGAAGTGTAGTAACTCTTCAGCTACTACCGGAAAGTAGCAGCAGCACTACTAACCTTCCAGATAATGGATCTTTTCAAAAGGAAATCACTTTCTCTGAGCTAGATCTGAAG GTGGCTATGGAGACACCAAAAATGGTAGAATCTTGGGTGATGGTGGAAGGTATGACAAAAATGTTTGTAGATCGAGAAGCTTTAGGAAGTACAGATACAGAGAAGATGAAGAATCTAGAGAAAGACACCTGTCCAGGGTTGATATCTGATGCCCTAAATAGGGTTCAGTGGGTGAATCCGGCATACCGGAGAATGGTGAATCCTCTAGAAGGCGGAGGAGCACCGGCGAAGATGGTGGTGAGGTTGGTTGTGAGGAAGGAGGAAAAAAGTGAAGAGttgccaaattttgcatgcactGTGAGGGTAGTGTATACATTGAAGAATAAGAACTCACAAACAATACCCTGTGATGTGTGGAAGATGGAGTTTGGAGGATTTGCATGGAGGCTTGATACTAAGACTGTACTTAGATTGGGTTGTTAA